The Litoribacterium kuwaitense genome has a window encoding:
- a CDS encoding metallophosphoesterase — MRLGVISDLHIDTNSDETWSSEDFKTILARELSEQKVELLLIAGDVSNHHKLSHAFVKSLKEISGIDILFIPGNHDYWDQENEHKATWEIYNDFKAQEESLLEKPYHINDEWVIVGHSGWYDYTYADSRFSTEHLQERTYNGRTWKDKLYTDWQMSDRELSKLFADKVQNDLEQVKDKKVILMTHMVTYQKFSVQMPHPVFDYFNAFIGTSHYIPFFQNYPVKYNIMGHVHHRESEEKDGIIHICSCLGNRKEWGSDDLHREIEDTLSIIDL, encoded by the coding sequence ATGAGGTTGGGTGTTATTTCAGATTTGCATATTGATACGAACAGTGATGAAACATGGAGCAGCGAAGATTTTAAAACCATCCTTGCACGAGAGCTGTCTGAACAAAAGGTGGAGCTGTTGTTAATTGCAGGCGATGTTTCCAATCATCATAAACTGTCACATGCATTTGTTAAAAGCTTGAAGGAAATCAGCGGGATCGATATCCTCTTTATACCAGGCAATCATGATTATTGGGATCAAGAAAATGAGCATAAAGCAACATGGGAGATTTACAATGATTTTAAAGCGCAAGAAGAAAGCCTCTTAGAGAAGCCATACCATATTAACGATGAATGGGTTATTGTCGGTCATAGTGGCTGGTATGATTATACATACGCGGATTCGAGATTTAGTACGGAGCATTTACAAGAGCGCACGTACAACGGTCGAACGTGGAAGGATAAGCTGTACACTGATTGGCAGATGAGCGATCGAGAGCTGTCCAAGCTGTTTGCCGACAAAGTGCAGAATGACTTGGAACAAGTGAAAGATAAGAAGGTGATTCTCATGACACACATGGTCACCTATCAAAAATTCTCTGTGCAAATGCCTCATCCGGTATTTGACTATTTTAATGCTTTTATCGGTACATCTCATTACATTCCTTTCTTTCAAAACTACCCTGTAAAGTACAACATTATGGGACATGTTCATCATCGTGAAAGCGAAGAAAAAGATGGTATCATTCATATTTGTTCGTGTCTTGGAAACAGGAAA